A single region of the Streptomyces vilmorinianum genome encodes:
- a CDS encoding ArsR/SmtB family transcription factor, with translation MPVPLYQAKAEFFRMLGHPVRIRVLELLQNGPMPVRDLLAEIEVEPSALSQQLAVLRRSGIVRSSREGATVVYTLAGGDVTDLMQAARRILTEMLAGRNELLAELRETEGAAS, from the coding sequence GTGCCCGTTCCGCTGTACCAGGCCAAGGCCGAGTTCTTCCGGATGCTCGGACACCCCGTCCGCATCCGGGTCCTGGAGCTGCTGCAGAACGGGCCCATGCCCGTACGCGATCTGCTCGCGGAGATCGAGGTCGAGCCGTCGGCCCTCTCGCAGCAGCTCGCGGTGCTCCGGCGGTCCGGGATCGTGAGGTCCAGCCGCGAGGGGGCGACGGTGGTGTACACCCTGGCCGGCGGTGACGTGACGGATCTGATGCAGGCGGCGCGGCGGATCCTCACGGAGATGCTGGCCGGGCGGAACGAGCTCCTGGCCGAGCTGCGCGAGACCGAGGGCGCGGCCTCGTGA
- a CDS encoding peroxiredoxin-like family protein, with the protein MSLNAELRAFYESRQEHIPAHIREIIDRAGQELADSGQAERAVNVGDTAPDFSLPAAEGDPVALKTLLAAGPVVLTFYRGSWCPYCNLALRALQQHHGDIAARGARLVAVSPQIPDESLSLAEKHDLAFGVLSDVGSDVAKQYGLAFDLPDDLAGVYEGFGIDLQRANAGHARTLPLPATFVIGRDGIVRWAFVNTDYTTRAEPTDILRALDELGGASH; encoded by the coding sequence ATGAGCCTCAACGCGGAACTGCGCGCCTTCTACGAGAGCCGCCAGGAGCACATCCCGGCGCACATCCGGGAGATCATCGACCGGGCGGGCCAGGAGCTCGCCGACTCCGGACAGGCCGAGCGCGCCGTGAACGTGGGCGACACCGCCCCCGACTTCAGCCTCCCGGCGGCCGAAGGGGACCCGGTCGCCCTGAAGACGCTGCTGGCCGCCGGGCCCGTGGTGCTCACCTTCTACCGGGGCTCCTGGTGCCCGTACTGCAACCTCGCCCTCCGCGCGCTCCAGCAGCACCACGGAGACATCGCCGCCCGCGGCGCCCGGCTCGTCGCGGTCTCCCCGCAGATCCCGGACGAGTCGCTGTCGCTGGCCGAGAAGCACGACCTGGCCTTCGGCGTCCTGAGCGACGTCGGCTCGGACGTCGCCAAGCAGTACGGACTCGCCTTCGACCTGCCCGACGACCTGGCCGGCGTGTACGAGGGCTTCGGCATCGACCTCCAGCGCGCCAACGCGGGCCACGCCCGCACCCTTCCGCTCCCCGCGACCTTCGTCATCGGCCGGGACGGCATCGTGCGGTGGGCCTTCGTGAACACCGACTACACGACCCGGGCCGAGCCCACCGACATCCTGCGCGCGCTCGACGAGCTCGGGGGCGCGTCCCACTGA
- a CDS encoding TetR/AcrR family transcriptional regulator: MPDIKHFDPDAALDTVVRLFWKQGVATTGVQDIVNATGLNRSSLYATFGGKQQLYLAALERYVDERSRPVLGRLAQDDRGLPAVEEFFTNLIDMRCTGEYARWGCMISNAHAGAENDEAEVRAVLDRQHHRLRDALRDALAVARAKGQLGEAADPESAADVLALLAHGVNLRSRAGADQERLRRTVDAALATIAGRGPAGA, from the coding sequence ATGCCGGACATCAAGCACTTCGATCCCGACGCGGCGCTGGACACCGTGGTGCGGCTCTTCTGGAAGCAGGGCGTGGCCACGACCGGCGTCCAGGACATCGTCAACGCGACCGGACTCAACCGCTCCAGCCTGTACGCCACCTTCGGCGGCAAGCAGCAGCTGTATCTGGCGGCCCTGGAGCGCTACGTCGACGAGCGCTCCCGGCCGGTGCTCGGCCGCCTCGCGCAGGACGACCGCGGGCTGCCGGCCGTGGAGGAGTTCTTCACGAACCTCATCGACATGCGCTGCACCGGCGAGTACGCCCGGTGGGGATGCATGATCTCCAACGCCCACGCGGGCGCGGAGAACGACGAGGCGGAGGTCCGCGCCGTACTGGACCGGCAGCACCACCGCCTGCGCGACGCGCTGCGCGACGCCCTCGCCGTGGCGCGGGCCAAGGGCCAGCTCGGTGAGGCCGCGGACCCCGAGTCGGCCGCCGACGTCCTCGCCCTCCTCGCGCACGGGGTGAACCTGCGCTCCCGCGCCGGCGCGGACCAGGAGCGGCTGCGCCGGACCGTCGACGCGGCCCTGGCCACGATCGCCGGCCGCGGCCCGGCCGGCGCCTGA
- the nhaA gene encoding Na+/H+ antiporter NhaA — MTQSRPVTQARPRKVVLGLLPWPERQAVAEALRTETVGGLVLLGAAVVALLWANSPWSETYEWIRNAHFGIPALGLDLSVGHWTADGLLALFFLVAGIELKRELVVGELRTPATAALPVIAAFCGMAVPAALYALVAAGTGGSLDGWAVPMATDIAFALAVLAVISTHLPAALRAFLLTLAVVDDLGAILVIAVFFTSDLDFWALAASFAGLGLFYALQRLRVRGWWWYVPLGVAIWALMYNSGVHATVAGVAMGLILRTTRDKGEEASPGARVAHLVHPVSAGVAVPLFALFAAGVGISGSALLDVVTEPESLGVVTGLLVGKILGVFLGTYLAARFTRARLNPELAWADVFGLSVLAGIGFTVALLIGELAFPDPAAAEHIKAAVLIGSLTAAVLAAFLLRRRNRVYRRLYEEENRDDNADGIPDIYQSGSDAPGSDVSGSDRSGSDRSEQERQPA; from the coding sequence ATGACCCAGTCACGCCCCGTGACACAGGCACGCCCGCGCAAGGTGGTCCTCGGACTGCTGCCCTGGCCCGAACGCCAGGCCGTCGCCGAGGCCCTGCGCACGGAGACCGTCGGCGGACTCGTGCTGCTCGGCGCCGCCGTCGTCGCGCTCCTCTGGGCGAACAGCCCCTGGAGCGAGACGTACGAGTGGATACGCAACGCGCACTTCGGCATACCGGCACTCGGACTCGACCTCTCGGTCGGCCACTGGACAGCGGACGGCCTGCTCGCCCTGTTCTTCCTCGTCGCCGGCATCGAGCTCAAGCGTGAACTCGTCGTGGGCGAGCTGCGCACCCCCGCCACCGCGGCGCTGCCCGTCATCGCGGCCTTCTGCGGCATGGCCGTACCGGCCGCGCTCTACGCGCTCGTCGCCGCCGGGACCGGCGGAAGCCTCGACGGCTGGGCCGTACCCATGGCCACGGACATCGCCTTCGCCCTCGCGGTCCTGGCCGTCATCAGCACCCATCTGCCCGCGGCCCTGCGGGCGTTCCTGCTGACCCTCGCCGTCGTGGACGACCTCGGTGCGATCCTCGTCATCGCCGTCTTCTTCACCTCGGACCTCGACTTCTGGGCGCTCGCGGCATCGTTCGCCGGCCTGGGCCTCTTCTACGCGCTGCAGCGGCTGCGGGTGCGCGGCTGGTGGTGGTACGTGCCGCTCGGCGTCGCGATCTGGGCCCTGATGTACAACTCCGGTGTCCACGCCACCGTCGCCGGAGTCGCCATGGGCCTGATCCTGCGCACCACCCGCGACAAGGGCGAGGAAGCCTCCCCGGGAGCGCGCGTCGCGCACCTCGTCCACCCCGTCTCGGCGGGCGTCGCCGTCCCCCTGTTCGCCCTCTTCGCCGCCGGCGTCGGCATCTCGGGCTCCGCCCTCCTGGACGTCGTCACCGAGCCCGAGTCCCTCGGCGTCGTCACCGGGCTCCTCGTCGGAAAGATCCTGGGCGTCTTCCTCGGCACCTACCTCGCCGCCCGCTTCACCCGGGCGCGGCTCAACCCCGAACTCGCCTGGGCGGACGTCTTCGGACTCTCCGTCCTCGCCGGCATCGGCTTCACCGTCGCCCTCCTCATCGGCGAACTCGCCTTCCCCGACCCGGCCGCGGCCGAACACATCAAGGCCGCCGTCCTCATCGGTTCGCTGACCGCCGCCGTCCTCGCGGCCTTCCTCCTGCGCCGCCGCAACCGCGTGTACCGGCGCCTGTACGAGGAGGAGAACCGGGACGACAACGCCGACGGCATCCCCGACATCTACCAGTCGGGCTCGGACGCGCCGGGCTCGGACGTGTCGGGCTCCGACCGGTCGGGCTCGGACCGGTCCGAGCAGGAGCGGCAGCCGGCGTAG
- a CDS encoding alanine/glycine:cation symporter family protein — protein sequence MSLDSITQSVDKAVSGFFEPIATWLGEIVFYSVPVAGTQLPLIVAWLVVAGLVFTGWFGFVQVRKFRLAIDVVRGKYDEKGSAGEVNHFQALTAAVSGTVGLGNIAGVAVAVSIGGPGATFWMILCGLLGMATKFVEVTLGVKYREVHADGTVSGGPMHYLRKGMTERFGKNGKVVGTVLAGLAAFMVLFFGLFGGNLFQANQSYTLLASLPVFGGGSSTFALFFGILVAALVGLVLLGGLRSVASVTSRLVPAMAIIYIVACLVVIVANASAVPSAISMIITEAFSPKGVAGGIIGALIVGFKRAAFSNEAGLGSAPIAHSAVKTKHPASEGLVALLEPFIDTVVICTMTALTIVIASPQSWLDARAGESIGGVTITADAFATVMPWFPYVLTLAVLLFAFSTMITWGYYCLKAWSHLFGRSKASEITFKVLYSAFVVLGSLMSLGTLIDLADSVLFLLAVINIIGLYLLAPIVKKELDSFLAFVRRRDAGLPDEADSDEEPVKASV from the coding sequence GTGTCACTCGATTCCATCACCCAGTCCGTAGACAAGGCCGTCAGCGGGTTCTTCGAACCCATTGCCACCTGGCTCGGCGAGATCGTCTTCTACTCCGTGCCCGTCGCGGGTACGCAGCTGCCCCTCATCGTCGCCTGGCTCGTCGTCGCCGGCCTGGTCTTCACCGGCTGGTTCGGCTTCGTCCAGGTACGCAAGTTCCGGCTCGCCATCGACGTCGTGCGCGGCAAATACGACGAGAAGGGCTCCGCCGGCGAGGTCAACCACTTCCAGGCGCTGACCGCCGCCGTCTCCGGCACGGTCGGCCTCGGCAACATCGCCGGTGTGGCCGTCGCGGTCTCGATCGGTGGCCCGGGTGCCACGTTCTGGATGATCCTCTGCGGTCTGCTCGGCATGGCCACGAAGTTCGTCGAGGTCACCCTCGGTGTGAAGTACCGCGAGGTCCACGCCGACGGCACCGTGTCCGGTGGCCCGATGCACTACCTGCGCAAGGGCATGACCGAGCGCTTCGGCAAGAACGGCAAGGTCGTCGGCACGGTACTCGCCGGCCTCGCCGCCTTCATGGTCCTGTTCTTCGGCCTCTTCGGAGGCAACCTCTTCCAGGCGAACCAGAGCTACACCCTGCTGGCGTCCCTCCCGGTCTTCGGCGGCGGCTCCTCCACCTTCGCCCTGTTCTTCGGCATCCTGGTCGCCGCCCTCGTCGGCCTGGTCCTGCTGGGCGGACTCCGCTCGGTGGCCTCGGTCACCAGCCGTCTGGTCCCGGCCATGGCGATCATCTACATCGTCGCCTGCCTGGTCGTCATCGTGGCCAACGCCTCCGCGGTGCCGTCCGCCATCTCCATGATCATCACCGAGGCCTTCAGCCCGAAGGGTGTCGCCGGCGGCATCATCGGTGCGCTGATCGTCGGCTTCAAGCGCGCCGCCTTCTCCAACGAGGCCGGCCTCGGCTCCGCGCCGATCGCCCACTCCGCGGTCAAGACCAAGCACCCCGCGAGCGAGGGCCTGGTCGCCCTGCTGGAGCCGTTCATCGACACGGTCGTCATCTGCACCATGACCGCGCTGACCATCGTCATCGCGAGCCCGCAGAGCTGGCTGGACGCCCGCGCCGGTGAGAGCATCGGCGGTGTCACCATCACCGCGGACGCCTTCGCCACCGTGATGCCGTGGTTCCCGTACGTGCTGACCCTCGCGGTCCTGCTGTTCGCCTTCTCCACGATGATCACCTGGGGCTACTACTGCCTCAAGGCCTGGTCGCACCTGTTCGGCCGCAGCAAGGCCAGCGAGATCACCTTCAAGGTCCTGTACTCCGCCTTCGTGGTCCTCGGCTCGCTGATGTCCCTGGGCACCCTGATCGACCTCGCCGACTCGGTCCTCTTCCTGCTCGCCGTGATCAACATCATCGGCCTCTACCTGCTGGCCCCGATCGTCAAGAAGGAGCTCGACTCCTTCCTGGCGTTCGTCCGCCGGCGTGACGCCGGTCTGCCGGACGAGGCCGACTCCGACGAGGAGCCGGTGAAGGCCTCCGTCTGA
- a CDS encoding DNA repair ATPase yields the protein MSAGIDQDTYAVLRDRLTAQATELARRAEALNQARTAEFGTGEFRLTGTDRVRSEQARVPRDIVAVGDLLLVGSSTSFAGRDEPPVAEVFALYDRDLAPLPEDAVPGLLDDPAFVREFTALHRYFRDARLLRLRRTDGRLLAVFRTGERSEDVRVLRWSVDPSGRTRFLDAQGERDHVFPPSHDIDWVETTRDDHIPGRHPHISLDGRLFVSTVGGSLTVKTENDTETGDGIHSEPVAEPLQSLADADVSYASVGPLVLVRVRPYKEEAWRYLVFNALTGTVVRLDGIGQACLRLPDEQGIVFPGGYCLAAGTVKAFGTDTATDTAGLEFERGMRSPTGEDLLFVFRAPTEGRCLLLAYNVIRKEVASPLSCRGYALLDDGTMVVLRAEEEEPGRVHPVQIWQTPFVADTHVEPLGSGPLARIGNADLVRGVSDCLAIARQATESTPTGEVYQALVAACVRAADVHHWLGDPETGDLRTPLTAVRETAAQVLDEFETVTTLTRQAAEALEEASRQLARLVRRVRGEAPATAEEWISRITELRRAKGHAATLKEMRYADTDGIDALSRDVEAEIVSVGRRAVAFLRREDAFTVHHDEAERLAAEAGQAATVAEAGALGERVDAQAEGLRALSETIAGLDIGDATVRTAILERIAEVLGAVNRARAVLVARRTELLDREGRAEYAAELALLGQAVTGALAAATTPEDCDDQLGRLLLQLDALESRFAEHDGFLAGLAEKRTEIHDAFTARRQSLQDARARRGERLAESAGRVLGTIARRAATLAGPDDVQTYFASDPMVTKVRRTVAELRDLGDQVRAEELEGRLAAVRQEAGRALRDRTDLFSTDGATLRLGRHRFAVHRQAPELSLVPYEDTLAFALTGTDYRAPVTDPEFAATRRYWNRTLPSESPEVYRAEYLAARLLAEHGVDGLAGADHPALVRKAAEAAPDEGYERGVHDHDAARILGAVLRLSQEAGLLRYPGAARAAAQIFWAHETTPEARAQWTRRAVSLTRARDVFGAASAVEGLREELAGEIGDRTAAAYLVEELAAGPDGFALSDAARTLLDKFRRAVGSPAYDEDLAVLTETGARRQLVEAWLTSYASSSGESPEDGVLAEAVAVELCPALERYEADAATTAQVTGLLGTHPRVRAGALGLRLDEFLARTEEFAGEDVPGFRHYQRLRTELVAAERARLRVDDHRPRVMSSFVRNRLVDEVYLPLIGDNLAKQLGAVGDAKRTDSHGLLLLLSPPGYGKTTLVEYVAERLGLLLVKVDGPALGQDTTSLDPAEARGAAARRELEKIAFALEAGNNVLLYLDDIQHCSPEFLQRFIPLCDATRTLNGHDLRGKRFAVCMAGNPYTETGQRFRLPDMLANRADVWNLGDVLTGKEDAFALSFVENALTSHPALAPLAGRDRADLELLVRLAEGDPTARRERLTHSYAPAEFDRILAVLRHLLTARATVLAVNAAYIASAAQSDAARTEPPFRLQGSYRNMNKIVARISPAMNDAELTAAIDDHYAAEAQTLTDEAEANLLKLAELRGTLTGPQAARWAEVTAAYRRAGALGGAEDDPLGRAIAALGLLAERITAVEAAITRAADPRHLLARPGGRTGL from the coding sequence ATGAGTGCCGGTATCGACCAGGACACGTACGCGGTACTGCGCGACCGCCTCACCGCGCAGGCGACCGAGCTCGCCCGGCGCGCCGAGGCCCTGAACCAGGCCCGGACCGCCGAGTTCGGCACCGGCGAGTTCCGCCTCACCGGCACCGACCGCGTCCGCAGCGAGCAGGCCCGCGTACCGAGGGACATCGTCGCCGTCGGCGACCTGCTGCTCGTCGGCTCCTCCACGTCCTTCGCCGGACGGGACGAGCCCCCGGTCGCCGAGGTGTTCGCGCTGTACGACCGCGACCTGGCCCCACTGCCCGAGGACGCGGTGCCCGGGCTCCTGGACGACCCCGCGTTCGTACGGGAGTTCACCGCCCTGCACCGGTACTTCCGCGACGCTCGCCTGCTCCGGCTGCGCCGCACGGACGGCCGGCTCCTCGCCGTCTTCCGTACCGGGGAGCGGAGCGAGGACGTCCGCGTGCTGCGCTGGTCGGTCGACCCGTCCGGCCGGACACGGTTCCTCGACGCCCAGGGGGAGCGCGACCACGTCTTCCCGCCCTCCCACGACATCGACTGGGTGGAGACCACCCGCGACGACCACATCCCCGGCCGGCACCCGCACATCTCGCTGGACGGCCGCCTCTTCGTCTCCACCGTCGGCGGGTCGCTCACCGTGAAGACGGAGAACGACACCGAGACCGGCGACGGCATCCACTCCGAGCCCGTCGCCGAACCCCTGCAGTCCCTGGCCGACGCCGACGTCTCGTACGCGAGCGTGGGCCCTCTCGTCCTGGTCCGCGTCCGCCCGTACAAGGAGGAGGCGTGGCGGTATCTCGTCTTCAACGCGCTGACGGGGACCGTGGTCAGGCTCGACGGCATCGGACAGGCGTGCCTCCGGCTGCCCGACGAGCAGGGGATCGTCTTCCCCGGCGGCTACTGCCTCGCCGCGGGGACGGTGAAAGCCTTCGGCACGGACACGGCCACGGACACGGCCGGGCTCGAGTTCGAGCGCGGGATGCGCTCGCCCACCGGTGAGGACCTCCTCTTCGTCTTCCGCGCCCCCACGGAGGGCCGCTGCCTCCTCCTCGCCTACAACGTGATCCGCAAGGAGGTCGCCAGCCCCCTCTCCTGCCGCGGATACGCGCTCCTCGACGACGGGACGATGGTCGTGCTGCGCGCCGAGGAGGAGGAGCCGGGCCGGGTGCACCCGGTGCAGATCTGGCAGACCCCGTTCGTCGCCGACACCCACGTGGAGCCCCTGGGCAGCGGTCCGCTGGCCCGCATCGGCAACGCCGATCTGGTCCGGGGCGTCTCCGACTGCCTCGCGATCGCCCGCCAGGCCACCGAGTCCACCCCCACCGGCGAGGTGTACCAGGCGCTGGTCGCCGCCTGCGTACGGGCGGCCGACGTCCACCACTGGCTGGGCGACCCGGAGACCGGCGACCTGCGCACCCCGCTGACCGCGGTGCGCGAGACCGCCGCGCAGGTCCTCGACGAGTTCGAGACCGTGACGACCCTCACCCGGCAGGCGGCCGAGGCGCTGGAGGAGGCGTCCCGGCAGCTCGCCCGGCTGGTCCGGCGGGTGCGGGGCGAGGCCCCCGCCACGGCCGAGGAGTGGATCTCCCGGATCACCGAACTGCGCCGGGCCAAGGGCCACGCGGCCACGCTGAAGGAGATGCGGTACGCCGACACCGACGGCATCGACGCCCTCTCCCGGGACGTCGAGGCGGAGATCGTCTCCGTCGGCCGGCGGGCCGTCGCGTTCCTCCGCCGGGAGGACGCCTTCACCGTTCACCACGACGAGGCCGAGCGGCTCGCCGCCGAGGCCGGGCAGGCCGCCACCGTCGCCGAGGCCGGCGCCCTCGGCGAGCGCGTCGACGCGCAGGCCGAAGGACTCCGGGCGCTCAGCGAGACCATCGCGGGCCTCGACATCGGCGACGCGACCGTACGCACCGCCATCCTGGAGCGGATCGCCGAGGTCCTCGGTGCGGTCAACCGCGCCCGGGCCGTCCTCGTCGCCCGCCGCACCGAACTGCTCGACCGGGAGGGGCGCGCCGAGTACGCGGCCGAGCTCGCCCTGCTCGGCCAGGCGGTCACCGGTGCGCTGGCGGCGGCCACGACACCGGAGGACTGCGACGACCAACTCGGCAGGCTGCTGCTCCAGCTGGACGCCCTCGAGTCCCGGTTCGCCGAGCACGACGGCTTCCTCGCCGGCCTCGCCGAGAAGCGGACCGAGATCCACGACGCGTTCACCGCGCGCCGGCAGTCGCTCCAGGACGCCCGCGCCCGGCGCGGCGAACGCCTCGCCGAGTCGGCGGGCCGGGTCCTCGGGACGATCGCCCGGCGGGCCGCGACCCTCGCGGGACCCGACGACGTACAGACGTACTTCGCCTCCGACCCCATGGTCACCAAGGTCCGCCGCACCGTGGCCGAGCTGCGCGACCTGGGCGACCAGGTCAGGGCGGAGGAGCTGGAGGGCCGGCTGGCCGCCGTCCGCCAGGAGGCGGGGCGGGCGCTGCGGGACCGTACCGACCTGTTCTCGACGGACGGCGCCACGCTCCGCCTCGGCCGCCACCGGTTCGCCGTCCACCGGCAGGCCCCCGAGCTGTCCCTCGTACCGTACGAGGACACCCTCGCGTTCGCGCTGACGGGCACCGACTACCGCGCGCCGGTCACCGACCCGGAGTTCGCGGCGACCCGGCGGTACTGGAACCGGACGCTGCCCTCCGAGTCGCCGGAGGTCTACCGCGCCGAGTACCTGGCCGCCCGGCTCCTCGCCGAGCACGGCGTCGACGGCCTCGCGGGCGCCGACCACCCCGCCCTCGTACGGAAGGCGGCCGAGGCCGCCCCGGACGAGGGATACGAGCGCGGGGTCCACGACCACGACGCGGCGCGGATCCTGGGCGCGGTGCTGCGGCTGAGCCAGGAGGCGGGGCTGCTGCGGTACCCGGGAGCGGCCCGGGCGGCCGCCCAGATCTTCTGGGCGCACGAGACCACCCCGGAGGCCCGTGCGCAGTGGACCCGGCGCGCGGTCTCCCTCACCCGGGCCCGTGACGTCTTCGGTGCCGCGTCCGCCGTCGAGGGGCTGCGCGAGGAGCTGGCCGGGGAGATCGGCGACCGGACGGCCGCCGCGTACCTCGTCGAGGAACTGGCGGCGGGCCCGGACGGTTTCGCGCTCTCGGACGCGGCCCGCACCCTCCTGGACAAGTTCCGCCGGGCCGTCGGAAGCCCCGCGTACGACGAGGACCTCGCCGTACTGACGGAGACGGGCGCACGCCGCCAGCTCGTCGAGGCCTGGCTCACGTCCTACGCGTCGTCGTCGGGGGAGTCGCCCGAGGACGGCGTGCTCGCCGAGGCCGTCGCCGTCGAGCTGTGCCCGGCGCTGGAGCGGTACGAGGCCGACGCCGCGACCACGGCGCAGGTCACGGGGCTCCTCGGCACGCACCCCCGGGTGCGTGCGGGCGCCCTCGGGCTGCGCCTGGACGAGTTCCTGGCAAGGACCGAGGAGTTCGCCGGCGAGGACGTGCCCGGATTCCGTCACTACCAGCGGCTTCGCACGGAACTCGTCGCGGCCGAGCGGGCCCGGCTGCGGGTGGACGACCACCGGCCCCGCGTCATGTCGTCCTTCGTGCGCAACCGGCTCGTCGACGAGGTCTACCTGCCGCTGATCGGCGACAACCTCGCCAAGCAGCTCGGCGCCGTCGGCGACGCCAAGCGGACCGACTCCCACGGCCTGCTGCTGCTCCTCTCTCCGCCGGGGTACGGCAAGACGACGCTGGTCGAGTACGTCGCCGAGCGCCTCGGGCTCCTCCTGGTCAAGGTCGACGGGCCGGCCCTCGGCCAGGACACCACCTCGCTCGACCCCGCCGAGGCCAGGGGCGCCGCCGCCCGCCGGGAGCTGGAGAAGATCGCCTTCGCCCTGGAGGCGGGCAACAACGTCCTGCTGTACCTGGACGACATCCAGCACTGCTCGCCGGAGTTCCTGCAGAGGTTCATCCCGCTCTGCGACGCCACCCGCACGCTGAACGGGCACGACCTGCGGGGCAAGCGCTTCGCCGTCTGCATGGCCGGAAACCCCTACACCGAGACCGGGCAGCGCTTCCGTCTCCCCGACATGCTGGCCAACCGCGCCGACGTGTGGAACCTCGGCGACGTGCTCACCGGCAAGGAGGACGCCTTCGCCCTCAGCTTCGTCGAGAACGCCCTGACCTCCCACCCGGCCCTCGCCCCGCTGGCCGGCCGCGACCGGGCCGACCTGGAACTCCTCGTCCGTCTCGCCGAAGGCGACCCGACGGCGCGCCGCGAACGGCTGACCCACTCCTACGCGCCCGCCGAGTTCGACCGGATCCTCGCCGTCCTGCGGCATCTGCTGACCGCCCGCGCCACGGTCCTCGCGGTCAACGCGGCGTACATCGCCTCCGCCGCGCAGTCCGACGCGGCCAGGACCGAACCGCCCTTCCGGCTCCAGGGCTCGTACCGCAACATGAACAAGATCGTGGCCCGTATCTCGCCGGCCATGAACGACGCCGAACTCACCGCCGCGATCGACGACCACTACGCGGCCGAGGCCCAGACGCTCACCGACGAGGCCGAGGCCAATCTCCTGAAGCTCGCCGAGCTCCGCGGCACCCTCACCGGGCCGCAGGCCGCCCGCTGGGCGGAGGTCACCGCCGCCTACCGGCGGGCCGGGGCGCTCGGCGGCGCCGAGGACGATCCGCTGGGCCGCGCGATCGCCGCGCTCGGTCTGCTGGCCGAGCGCATCACGGCCGTCGAGGCGGCGATCACGCGTGCCGCGGACCCCCGCCATCTGCTCGCGCGACCGGGTGGAAGGACAGGTCTCTAA